The DNA window CGGCATGGCAGTCGGTCAGGTCAAGAATATATGTTTGTGTCCCCGGGATGCCTATGGCCCGCGCCGCCCCGAGAATGTCCTCCGGGTCAAGCGCGAACTTTTTCCGGCGGACAAGGAACTGAGGGTCGGGCAGAAACTCGAGGTCGAATTTGGTGACGCCGGCCGGCAGGTCATGCTGATCCTTGATCATGATGATGAAGAGGTTGCTCTCGACGGCAACCATCCCCTGGCCGGGCTCGATCTCACATTTGCCCTGAGACTCGACGCGATTTTGTGATAGTCTCATTT is part of the Desulfuromonas sp. genome and encodes:
- a CDS encoding peptidylprolyl isomerase — translated: MSRTAQHGDRVTVSYIGTLDNGRIFDSTEENPLTIKLGADEVFPALEKEIVGMAVGQVKNICLCPRDAYGPRRPENVLRVKRELFPADKELRVGQKLEVEFGDAGRQVMLILDHDDEEVALDGNHPLAGLDLTFALRLDAIL